The following is a genomic window from Adhaeribacter radiodurans.
TTCCTGCAAACCAATATACTCTTTCAAAGAAATAATAACCACCGCATCATCATTAGTGTTATTACGCGGCACAATGATAAATTCTCTGGATTGAATCAATTCGTTGAAGTACGATTTAATGCAATGGCGCAAACTATTGATTGAAACAAACCTTATTGATGCAAAACAAATAATACTACACAAATATTAACTAATACTTTGTTG
Proteins encoded in this region:
- a CDS encoding type II toxin-antitoxin system Phd/YefM family antitoxin; the encoded protein is MCSIICFASIRFVSINSLRHCIKSYFNELIQSREFIIVPRNNTNDDAVVIISLKEYIGLQETNYLLASPANCLKLEDPSPIKCR